The DNA region AAATATCTATCGTGTAGCTAAGTGTTTGAAAGGTGTAAAAACTAATACCGACAGGAAGCATGATATTGCTGAAGGTGTAAGATCCTAAATTTTCCGAGGGAGTTATTTCTACCCCAAAAAAGGCGAGTAGCTCATAAACCGAATTGCTGAAAAAAGCAAGGTATTTAAATATGAACAACATGCCTATATTGATGACAAGGCTAATTGCTAAGCATATTTTTTTGAGTTTTTGGCTTGCGCCTACCATTTTTAACCCACATAAGTAATCCGTTACTGTTGATATCAATAGCAGAATAAGTAATTCTGGTTCGTGAAAAGAGTAGAAAAAGTAACTGCCGGCAAGAAGCCACATCCAACGGAATTTATGGTTTATAAGATAGAATCCTATAACGATAATGGGTAAAAATACAAGGAACTCAAATGAGTTAAACAGCATAGTAGGGCGCTTTTAGTTTGCTTCAGTCAATTTTAGGGCTGACTACCGTGTAAATATAGTGTACTTACATGCTATAAAAATATTTTTATCGATAAAAGGCGTAAGTTTTTGTGTTCAAATGTGTTCTTTGTCGATTAAATACTCTTTTTAACGACGATTTTTGCATTTGAAAGAATTGAAAGCCCTTTTGTTATTGATGTGAAATATGGCTTTTGGGGTAGTGTTTGTTTTTTCTAACTTCGCTTCAGCAACTCATCTAAAACAGTTTCAACGCCTTCTTCTGCATTGCTTTTGGTTTTAAATCGAGCTGTTTTTTTTACGTCGTCGTGGGCATTTTCCATCGCGTAACTAAAATAGGCCAAATCCATCATTTGTAAATCGTTATTATAGTCGCCAAAAACCATGGTTTCTTCCTTGGTAACGCCCAGTTCTTTTTGTAGAAGCGATAGTGCGTAGCTTTTATTGGCTTCGGCATGCGAAATATCTAGCCAGTTTTCACCAGACACGATAACTTGCAGGTCTTTTTTTAGGGCTTTGGCCGTGGGGAGAATGTGCGCTTCGGAAGATATGTGGTGGAATACTGCGATTTTTAAGAAATCGTCGTTTTCAACTTGGGTTAAGTCCTCAACAATAGTGTATTCTTTGTAATAATTATTGAATCGCGAAATAAATGTTTCGTCGGTAGTTTCAATGTAAGCCCGTTGCCTTCCGCATAAAACAGAGTAGGCACCTTCAATGTTTCTGAGTAGCGTAACGGCATTTTTAACGTTTTCACTGGTAAGTTGCAACAAGATTTGCTCTTGGTTGTTGTGCTTCATGATGCCTCCGTTTTCAGCAATAATCGAAATGTCGTCTTTTATGGGGTGCAGCTTGTCCAGAATACTTTGGTATTGGCGTCCGCTTGCAGCGGTAAAGTGAATGTTTTGTTGCTTTAGTGCTTTAAACTGATTGAAAAATCGGGGACTAACCTCGTTTTTTGGGTTTAGCAATGTGCCGTCCATATCTGAAACTACAAGTTTTACTTTCGAAAAATCCATAAATTAAATTAAAGGGCAAAAATAACATTATTGGGTTAAAATTCTGTTGGTTAAAGGTTAATATAATTTGGGGTGTGTCTTTTTGGAAGTTTTCGGGCTTGTGGAGAGCTGTAATAAATAGTGCGAAATGACTAAAACTAATTTTGTACATTGCAAATGCAAATTTATCAGGTGGCACATGGTTACTTTAAAACAGCTGGCAAAAGAATTGGGGGTTTCAATTTCAACGGTTTCCAAAGCACTTAATAATAGTGAGGAAATTGGGGAAGAAACTGTAAAGCGTGTTAAGCAACTCGCTGAACAATATAATTACACCCCAAACAAAGTGGCTTTGAGTTTAAAGCAGAGTAAAACCAAGACTATAGGGGTAATTATTCCGAATATACTCAACCGGTTTTTGGCCAAGGTGCTTTTTGGTATTGAGCGCGAGGCCAATAAGCATGGTTACAATATTATAACCTGTATATCCAACGAGTCGTTGGAAAAGGAAAAGGAAGCACTTAAGCTTTTGGCTAACGGTAGTGTGGATGGGTTTGTATTATCGGTTGCTGAAGAAACCCAAGTAAATAATGAAATAGCTCATTTTAAAAATACCATCAACCAAGGTTTGCCTATTGTGATGTTCGATAGGGTGGCGCATGATGTAATGTGCGATAAAGTGATAGTTGATGATTTTGATGCTACTTACAACGCTACCAAAAGCTTGTTGAATGAAAATAGAAAACGAATCGCTTTTGTTAGTTCTATAAATGATTTGAGTGTTGGGAAACTCAGGGAGCGTGGGTATAACAAGGCTATGCTTGAAAGCAGATGTGAGCCTTTGGTGTTGGCCGTTAAGAAGAAAGACGATCATCAAAAGAAAATAAAGGCATTTTTTAAAAAAAATAGAAATATTGATGGTGTTATTGCTGCCGAAAGTTCTTCTGGAATTATTGCGTTAAACACCGCAATTAATTTGGGGCTAAAAGTACCTAAGGATGTTTCTGTTATTGCTTTTGCCAGTAAATCTGATTCCTATCATACCCTTCCAAAATTGACTACTATCCGTCAGCATGCAAAAATTATTGGAGCCCATGCGGCACAAATGTTAATCCGTAGATTGCAAAATCCTTCCACTGTTGAAGATGTAAAAACCAAAATCGTTAAAACTTCCTTGGTGAAAAATAAGTCTACCTTGTAAGTAATTATTTCTAAAACCAAGCCTTTTTGCATTTTGTCGATTAAATACGCTGCATTTCGTCGAATATTTAGTGGTTCGTTAAAAAAAATAAAAGTTATTAAATTTTATTAACATACTTTAGCGGTGTAAAGCTGTGCGCCAAATTTTCCCTAAGTTCAGTAATTACAAGTTAATCCATTATAAGGCTTTTTTAGTCTAAAATCCCTCTTTAAATAAACCGTGTACACTATGTTTCGGTTATAAGTTAATTGTCCATTGTTCTTCATGGCAATCCTTTAGGGTTTGCGATTCATGTTGTGTTTTTTAAGTGCGATATAAAACTGTATTAACCTTAAAATCGAATTAATATGAAATCCCTAAAAATTACTTTATTAGTAGCAGCAATTTTTGCATCATTAGTGTCTTGCACTAAACAAGATTTAACAGAAGACGATGTATTGCAAAGTCCAGAAGTGGAAGCCCCAATTACAGGAGGCCAATTAGAAGACTAAAATAGAATACCAAAATGTTTAAAAAGCCCTTTGTGTAATGCATAAAGGGCTTTTTTTAGTGCCAAAAAACAAAAAATTATAAATACATTTGAAGAAATAGAAAACAATCTTTTAGGCATTGAAGTATCTCTTAATATATATAGCTTACTTTATTTCTGTTGGCTTTTCATTTTCACAAGAGAAGGATATTAAGAAGAAAGTAGATTCTTTAAGGCGAAACGTTTTAAATTCAAAAACGGTAGATACTTTAGATCTCGCCGCATCACACTATTATGTTGGTGAGTGGTATAGAAAAGCAACTACAAAAACAGATAGTGCAAACTACCATTATTACAAGGCAAGAAAGTTTTATAGTTTGCTTGGAGACAAGTTTGGGCATGCATCAACACTTTATGGAATAGCAAATATTCAAAGAAATGAAAAGGATTTTACATCGAGTGAAGTCAACTCTATTGAGGCTATTGCAATGCTGGAACAGTTGGATCAGACTTTTAACGTAAAAGAGTTAAAATCGTTTTTGTATAACAATCTAGGTATCGTTTTTAATGAGCTTGAACAATATGATGAATCGATAAAGTACCATAAAAATGCACTCGAAATAAAACAAAATTTAGAGGGTATTGATAAATTTAAAATTTATAACTCCCTAAACAACATTGGGTATGTATATAAAAATATTGGTAGGTATGAGCTAGCTCTTGAGCATTTTAATGACATTTTAAAAGACAAACAAATTAAGAATGAAAACCCAGAGTACTATGCCACAACACTTGCTAATTATGCACACACACTTTACTTGTCAAAACAAAATGAGCAATTGCCAGAATTATATTTTAAAGCACTGAAATTCGCTGAGGAGGAAGCCCCCAATGGATATGTATCAATCATTATAAATCAATACATAGCCGAATACTACAATGGCAGGGGGCAAAAGGCTTTAGCCAAAAAATATGCATATAGGGCTAAAAATATTTCAGAGCAATACCACAATGATGATTTGTTGAAATCGTTGTTGTTGCTCTCGGAAATTGAGGAAGGCGAGAATGCAACGAGTCATTTAAAAGCGTATATAAAACTAAGCGACAGTTTGAAGAAAAACGAAAGGGCTATTCGCAACAAGTCGGCACGAATCCGTTTTGAAACCGATCAAATTGAAAAAGAAAACATCCAAATAGCCAAAGAGCGTGCTTGGTTGTTGGTTATTTCAATAGTAATAATCATTGCCTCATTCCTTCTTTATGTAGTGGTTGCCCAAAGAAATAAAAATAAAGAGCTTCAGTTCATTCAAAAACAACAGGAAACCAACGAGGAAATCTACAATTTAATGTTGTCGCAAAATGAAAGTATCGAAGAGGCAAGAACATTGGAAAAAAAGCGGATTTCTGAAGAATTGCACGATGGGGTACTAGGGAGATTATTTGGGACACGATTAAGTTTAGACAGCTTAAATATGAACAACACTGTTGAGGCCATAAAAACAAGAGGGCAGTACATTAGCGAACTAAAAAATATTGAGGACGATATTAGAAAAGTATCGCACGAACTGAACACCGATTTCGTTTCGGGCTCTGGGTTTATTGATATCATAAAAACTTTGGTGGAAACCCAAACAGCTTTGTACGGACTAAACTATAATCTGGAACACGACGATGATATTAATTGGGATTCGGCGGGTAATAAGATGAAAATTCACATTTACAGGATAATCCAAGAAACGCTTCATAACATCTACAAACACGCCAATGCCACATATGTAAATATTAGTTTTAGACAAAAAAATGATGTAATTTGCCTGAGCATAATTGATGATGGCGACGGGTTTGACGTGAACAAAGCCAAATCAGGAATTGGCCTAAAAAACATCAATTCAAGGATAAAAGAAATTAATGGAACAATAAATATAACTTCTGAAAAAAATACAGGAACAACAGTAATAATAGAGGCACCCATACCCTAACGCCAAAATCATGACTGAAAAAATAAAAATATTAATGATTGATGACCACCCAATAATAATTGAGGGGTATCAAAACACCTTGCTTTTTACTAAAAAAGACAATCAAGAATTAGAAATAGACATTGCCAATAATTGCGATGAGGCCATTAAATTAATGAACCGCTCGGTGCAGAATGAACGCCCGTATAATGTCCTTTTTGTTGATATAAGTTTACCACCTTCGGCCGATGGCACAATGAATTCGGGTGAAGATTTGGCTGAGTACGCACGAAAAGCACTTCCCGATGCCAAAATCATCATTTTAACCATGTTTAATGAATCCTTCAGAATCCATAATATTATAAAAACGATTGATCCCGAAGGTTTTTTAATAAAAAGTGATTTAACTTCCAACGAGCTGGCCAGTGCTTTCCAAGCGGTACTCAATAATCCGCCGTTTTATAGCGGAACGGTAAACAGCCACATTCGTAAAACCATAACCAGCGATGTGGTTATAGACGACAAAAACAGAAAGATTTTGTACCTATTATCACAAGGTATAAAGACCAAAAATTTGGCTTCACATCTAGATATTTCGTTAAGCGCCATTGAAAAACGAAAAAAACAATTACGCGATATTTTTGAGGTGTACGATGGCCAAGATGAAACCCTGCTTAATGAAGCTCGAAAAAAAGGGTTTGTTTAGTTTTCTTACAAAATAATGCAGGTTTCTGGATTTTAACATATTTTTTTATGTTCTGAAAATTACCATTATACCTGTGTTCTGCGGAATATGCATATGTCAACTGCGGGAAACCCGCAGTTCAATAACATTTGTTATCACTATATTTGTGCTATCAACACTTCAAAAATTAATTAATCCCTCAATTTTTTTGTTGATAATAGCAATTTACAAAGCCCTGTGGAGGTGAGAGACCCACAGGGCTATTCTTTTTATATATCGAAAATAGAGTTTCTGTATTCCCAAATCAAACTAATGTAAAGACCCAGGTACACAATCGCAACCACAAATTTTATAAAGGTTGAAGCCAAAAAGCCAATAAACGAACCAAATGCTGCCCTAATGGCCGTTTTGGAGTCCGCTTTATTAAGTAGCTCGCCGATTAATGCACCAACAAAAGGGCCAATAATTATTCCACCGGGAATTGGGGCCAAAATACCAACTATTAGCCCAATGGTAGTGCCGATCATACCGTATCGAGTACCGCCAAAGCGTTTGGTGCCCACTGCCGGAATAATATAATCCAACACCCAAATAAATCCCGCTACCAAAAGCGTGATGATTATAAATGGTTTGTCCATGGGGATGGCTTTGGTAAAGTGGACCACCAAAAGCCCAAGCCAACTGGTAAGTGGCCCGGGCAGTACGGGCAAAAAACTCCCTAAGATGCCCAAAAGCATTATAAATGCTGAAATGATTATTAGAATAATGTCCATTAAATAAATTTATATTACTTGGTTTTTAGACGGAAAATAGCGCTGTTTGTTACAAATACTGCAGGTTGTAGGTTTTGTTTTAATTTAAAATTGTACTTTTCGGTTTCAGTTGTAAACTATGAAGTTTTTTATTGTTTCAATATTGGTTTTGATGCTCTCGTCGTGCGAGAATTTCAAAGTAAAAAAAACATCTTCCGAAGCTATTTTAAAAGAAGAACTGCAAACTTTCGATTGGAGTGATGTGGATGAATACCCCAGTTTTGAAAACTGCGAATCGTCCATTTCTAAAACCGAAAAAAAAGTGTGCTTCCAGCATACGCTAACTAACCACATTACCGATTTTTTGAAGAACGAAAGAATTGTGGTGAGCCAAGATATTTACGATACGGTACTGCTAAAAATGCAAGTGTCCAAACAAGGCGAACTCAAATTGATGGGCGCAAAAATGGATAGTTTGACCTTGCAGGAAATTCCAAAAATAGATAGTATTATTAAAAACAGCTTGGACTCGCTGCCTAAAATTTTTGCTGCTATAAAACGCGGACAGCAGGTGACTACCGAGTTCAGTTTGCCTTTAGTAATTAGTGTGGAATAAATTATTTTTTAAACGTCCGCCCTTTCCATTGGTAGCCAGAAACCAAGGAAGTCAATGCCACAAAAACACTAAAAAACGGATACACTAAAAACGCAAATACAAAGCTTTTAAGTGCTGATTTCTGATTGAAAAATATTGCCGATTTGTAAATTAAACCGAAATCAATACAAAATTTTGCTGCGAAAATATAAATCCAAAATTTAGGATTTAACGCGCCGAAAATGGAAAACCCCAAACCAAAAACTACTAAAGCGTTCATGAGCAAAACCACAAGTCCTGTAAGTTTTCCGAAACCGTTATTGTAGTTGCTGGTTTTTGCTGCCCAACGTTTTCGTTGTTCAAATAAATGGTTCCAGCTAGGTTGTGGCAAGGTTTCAACAATGGCCTGTTTACACTTTAAATAGTGAAGTTGTTTGGGGTGCGTTTTAGCTACTTTTTCCAAAAGGAAAATATCGTCGCCGCTGGCTATATTGCTATTTCCTTCAAAACCGTTGAGTTTTAAAAAAAGTTCTTTTTTGTAAGCCAGATTGGCTCCGTTGCACAAAAAGGGTTTTTTAAGCCCGAAACCACCAATTGTAGCGCCTTGCAAACTGAGTAAATCCAGTATTTGAAAGCGGTTTAAAAACGAGTTTTTTTCGGTATAGGTCACAGGGCCGGAAATACACAAAGCATCATTTTTTTGAATAAATTCATCAAAACTATTCAGCCAATATTCGGGCAAAATACAATCGGCATCGGTAGTGATTATCCAATCGTGTTTTGCCTGTTTTATGGCGGTTTCAATGGCGTCCTTTTTTGGAGAAGCCGTGCTTCTTTCGTTCTTAACGATCTTGAAATTGATATTACTTTTTGAAAGCGATTGTTTTATGATTTCGGCTGAATTGTCTTCTGAGGCATCATCAATAAAAAGAGTTTCAAATTGGTCTTTTGGGTAGTTCAGTCGTTCAATCGATGCCAACAAACCCGGCAGGTTTTCAGCTTCATTCCGAAAAGGAATCACGATTGAAAAATTAGTTTTTGATGCGAGATTTTCTAAATTAAATAAAGCAATACGCTCAAGCCCGAAAATGAAAGCGCCAATTAAAAGCAAATAAGCAATGGTTATAAAGGCGGAAACGATAATCATGCCGAAACCGTATTTCTTTTTGGTTGGAAAGTAAGCACAAAATAACAACCCAAAAGGCTAGGGAGCATAAAATTGAATACCCACATTATGGTTACAACGCTTAATACAATCACTTCATTTACGCCTGTCAATAAAAACAAAAATACAGCCACGCTGCCTTTTATAAGCACATCAAAAACAAAAATTGATGGGATTACAGAAGCCAATAAATACATGGATGAAATGATGGTCATGGCTTCAAAATAATTCAAATTGACACCGAAAAGTTGCAATAAAACGAAAAATTGAAATGAAAAAATGAAGTATCGAATCACCGATAATAAAGCGCAAAATCCGAGTTGATTTTTTGATATTTTAAACTTTTTTAAAGTTAGTTTCTTTCGGAAGAAAAATAGAAAACCAAGTAAAGCTATAACCAAAAAACTAAAAACTAGATAACCTTCAGATTTTAAAAAAAGCATTTTTGTTTGGTAGCTGCTAATGAAAAAGTAGAGTCCAATAACCCCAAAAAAAGTGGTTGCCATCATTTGAAGCATATTGCCCGTTAGGTTGGCCATCATCACTTGATTTCGCTTTCCAAAATGAAAATACAAAGCTTTCGCTCCGTATTCGCCTATGCGGTTTGGAGTAAAAAGTGAAGCCGTTAGCGATCCTAAAGTTTGTTCGGAAGCTTGTTTTATCTTAATTTTTTCAACCGAACTCGCCAAAACCTTCCACTTTAAAATTTCTAAAAGCCAGTTAAAACTGCTTAAAAAGGTCAATAAAATGATGGTTTTGGTAGAAAAAACGCCGTTTTTTACAATAAAATTCCAAAAATCAGAAAATTTTAATGCGCCACTGTTCGTTAGCTTGTCATAAATAAAGTAAAAGGCAGCCACCACAATGCTTAATTTAATGAGCACAAAAAAGAATTGTTTAGTTTTGTGTGGTAGCCTTTGCATCATAGAGGTTACAAATTAAACCATTATTATGTTATGATTTCAAATTTTAATTTGAAACCCCAAGTTTTGCTTCCCGCGTTGGCGTTGTTTTGTGCTGTTTTCGGATG from Tamlana crocina includes:
- a CDS encoding HAD family hydrolase, which translates into the protein MDFSKVKLVVSDMDGTLLNPKNEVSPRFFNQFKALKQQNIHFTAASGRQYQSILDKLHPIKDDISIIAENGGIMKHNNQEQILLQLTSENVKNAVTLLRNIEGAYSVLCGRQRAYIETTDETFISRFNNYYKEYTIVEDLTQVENDDFLKIAVFHHISSEAHILPTAKALKKDLQVIVSGENWLDISHAEANKSYALSLLQKELGVTKEETMVFGDYNNDLQMMDLAYFSYAMENAHDDVKKTARFKTKSNAEEGVETVLDELLKRS
- a CDS encoding LacI family DNA-binding transcriptional regulator, whose translation is MVTLKQLAKELGVSISTVSKALNNSEEIGEETVKRVKQLAEQYNYTPNKVALSLKQSKTKTIGVIIPNILNRFLAKVLFGIEREANKHGYNIITCISNESLEKEKEALKLLANGSVDGFVLSVAEETQVNNEIAHFKNTINQGLPIVMFDRVAHDVMCDKVIVDDFDATYNATKSLLNENRKRIAFVSSINDLSVGKLRERGYNKAMLESRCEPLVLAVKKKDDHQKKIKAFFKKNRNIDGVIAAESSSGIIALNTAINLGLKVPKDVSVIAFASKSDSYHTLPKLTTIRQHAKIIGAHAAQMLIRRLQNPSTVEDVKTKIVKTSLVKNKSTL
- a CDS encoding sensor histidine kinase — encoded protein: MKYLLIYIAYFISVGFSFSQEKDIKKKVDSLRRNVLNSKTVDTLDLAASHYYVGEWYRKATTKTDSANYHYYKARKFYSLLGDKFGHASTLYGIANIQRNEKDFTSSEVNSIEAIAMLEQLDQTFNVKELKSFLYNNLGIVFNELEQYDESIKYHKNALEIKQNLEGIDKFKIYNSLNNIGYVYKNIGRYELALEHFNDILKDKQIKNENPEYYATTLANYAHTLYLSKQNEQLPELYFKALKFAEEEAPNGYVSIIINQYIAEYYNGRGQKALAKKYAYRAKNISEQYHNDDLLKSLLLLSEIEEGENATSHLKAYIKLSDSLKKNERAIRNKSARIRFETDQIEKENIQIAKERAWLLVISIVIIIASFLLYVVVAQRNKNKELQFIQKQQETNEEIYNLMLSQNESIEEARTLEKKRISEELHDGVLGRLFGTRLSLDSLNMNNTVEAIKTRGQYISELKNIEDDIRKVSHELNTDFVSGSGFIDIIKTLVETQTALYGLNYNLEHDDDINWDSAGNKMKIHIYRIIQETLHNIYKHANATYVNISFRQKNDVICLSIIDDGDGFDVNKAKSGIGLKNINSRIKEINGTINITSEKNTGTTVIIEAPIP
- a CDS encoding response regulator, with amino-acid sequence MTEKIKILMIDDHPIIIEGYQNTLLFTKKDNQELEIDIANNCDEAIKLMNRSVQNERPYNVLFVDISLPPSADGTMNSGEDLAEYARKALPDAKIIILTMFNESFRIHNIIKTIDPEGFLIKSDLTSNELASAFQAVLNNPPFYSGTVNSHIRKTITSDVVIDDKNRKILYLLSQGIKTKNLASHLDISLSAIEKRKKQLRDIFEVYDGQDETLLNEARKKGFV
- a CDS encoding DUF456 domain-containing protein, whose translation is MDIILIIISAFIMLLGILGSFLPVLPGPLTSWLGLLVVHFTKAIPMDKPFIIITLLVAGFIWVLDYIIPAVGTKRFGGTRYGMIGTTIGLIVGILAPIPGGIIIGPFVGALIGELLNKADSKTAIRAAFGSFIGFLASTFIKFVVAIVYLGLYISLIWEYRNSIFDI
- a CDS encoding glycosyltransferase, producing MIIVSAFITIAYLLLIGAFIFGLERIALFNLENLASKTNFSIVIPFRNEAENLPGLLASIERLNYPKDQFETLFIDDASEDNSAEIIKQSLSKSNINFKIVKNERSTASPKKDAIETAIKQAKHDWIITTDADCILPEYWLNSFDEFIQKNDALCISGPVTYTEKNSFLNRFQILDLLSLQGATIGGFGLKKPFLCNGANLAYKKELFLKLNGFEGNSNIASGDDIFLLEKVAKTHPKQLHYLKCKQAIVETLPQPSWNHLFEQRKRWAAKTSNYNNGFGKLTGLVVLLMNALVVFGLGFSIFGALNPKFWIYIFAAKFCIDFGLIYKSAIFFNQKSALKSFVFAFLVYPFFSVFVALTSLVSGYQWKGRTFKK